The following are from one region of the Salvelinus fontinalis isolate EN_2023a chromosome 5, ASM2944872v1, whole genome shotgun sequence genome:
- the si:ch211-117l17.6 gene encoding LOW QUALITY PROTEIN: regulator of G-protein signaling 8 (The sequence of the model RefSeq protein was modified relative to this genomic sequence to represent the inferred CDS: inserted 1 base in 1 codon) produces the protein MPNLLFSKIRIYELKDIPQNRTQRRRIDILLSRKRQKKDIQCILAQKINDESFSTKINPEDNRRIQPTLETLLKDERGLAAFRAFLRSEFSEENIEFWLACRDYRKTTSPADLSWKATEIYQEFVHPQAQREINVDHHIHEKINRSMKAPALCCFDEAVRHVYKLMESDSYSRFLRSDAYLGLRRKXRTFW, from the exons ATGCCCAACCTATTATTTTCAAAGATTCGGATCTATGAATTGAAGGATATACCGCAAAATAGAACACAGAGAAGAAG GATCGATATCCTTCTAAGCAGAAAAAGACAGAAAAAAGACATCCAGTGTATTCTGGCACAAAAGATAAATGATGAGTCCTTTTCTACAAAAATCAA TCCAGAGGACAATAGAAGAATTCAGCCAACTCTTGAGACCTTGTTGAAGGACGAAA GGGGCCTTGCAGCCTTCCGAGCTTTCCTGCGGTCCGAATTCAGTGAGGAGAATATTGAATTTTGGCTAGCATgcagagactacagaaagaccaCCTCACCGGCTGACCTGTCCTGGAAAGCAACAGAGATCTACCAGGAGTTCGTCCATCCCCAGGCCCAGAGAGAG ATCAACGTTGACCACCACATCCACGAGAAGATCAACAGGTCCATGAAAGCTCCTGCTCTGTGCTGCTTTGACGAGGCAGTGAGACACGTGTACAAACTGATGGAGAGCGACTCGTACTCCAGGTTTCTCAGGTCAGATGCCTACCTGGGGCTCAGACGCA CCAGGACCTTCTGGTAG